The segment CACGCCCAGAAGACTCGCGTGGGCGGAAACGATCCGCCAGCCGTCCGGCGTGCGCAACAGGGTCTTGGTCTCGCGGCCGGGACGGTCCTCGCCGTCGCGCTGGTATTCGGCATTGGCCGTGGCGAAATCGTCGCCGTAAGTGGTGATGATCACGTTCAGGAGCCTGCGTCGGAACGGGCCAAGCCGGCCGCTGCGGCGAAAGTCGGAAATCGCCTGCCAGCCGCGCAGGTTCTCTCCGACGCCGTAGCGGGTCGTGCAGGCGTGGTTCCAGAACAGCTCATCCATCACCGGAATGTCGCAGGCCTGAAGGGCCGCTTCGTAGCGTTCGAACACGGCCAGCACTTCCGCCTGAACCTCGGGCCGGTTGATCTCCATGATGCCTCCTGCGGGTGCGAAAGGCCGGGGGCGATGCCGTGCGCCGCCCCCGGTGCTGCGGTCAGGTGAAGCTGGCGAATTGCAGGCGCAGCGCCCCGTCAGGATACTGGACCCAGTCGAGGTTTGCGGTCGAGGCTTGCAGGGTTGCCGGATGGGCCAGGAACAGCATCGGCGCCTCGTCGACGATCAGGCGCTGGATTTTGCCGTAAAGCTCCGCCCGGGTGGCTGGATCGCCGGACGCACGCGCCTCGTTCAGCATCTGGTCGGCCTCGGCGCTTTGCCAGCCGGCAAAGTTGTTCGGCCCGTCCTGCGTGAAGTAGTTGAACATGTTGCCGTCCGGGTCGGACCGTCCCGACCAGGGCGACATGCACAGGTCGAACTCCCGCCCGCGCAGCACGGTGATCAGGCTGGTCGCGTCGATCTGGTTGATGGTCACCTCGAAGCCTGCTTCCGCGACCTGCGCCTGAAGGATTTCTGCGATCCGCACGAAGATCGGCGAATTGGTGACCGTGATCGACACCGCGACCGGCATCGCGACGCCGGCCTCCCCCAGCAGCGCCTTGGCCGCCGCAACATCGCCGCGCACATCACACCCAGCGAGGCTGCGATCTGGATGGTGTCCTCAGCGCGGAAATCCTCGATTTCGTCACGACCGGCCGTGAAGATGAACAGATCGGCCCCGGCCCCGCCCGTCAGCGTGTCGTTGCCGGCGCCCCCGTCCAGCGTGTCGTTGCCGGCCCCGCCGTAAAGATCGTCACGCCCGGCACCATCCAGAAGCCGGTCGTTGCCTTCGCCACCGTAGAGATCATCGCTCCCGCCGTCGCCGCTCAAACGGTCATCGCCGTCGCCGCCCTCGAGATCGTCATTCCCGGCGCCGCCGAACAGCGTATCGTTGCCGACACCTCCATAAAGATCGTCGTTCCCGCCCAGACCGCGGATCAGATCGTTGCCCCCCAGACCGGCGATCCGGTCGATGCCGCCGTTACCGGTCAGCACGTCATCGCCCCGGGTCGCACCGCCCGGTGCGGGTGGAGGGGGAACGGGCGGGGCCGCGGCGAAGCCGAACTGGGCGGCGCTCAGCTGGCCCATCCGGACATCCTCGAGCAGAAGCATGTTGCCGCCGCCAAAATCGAACAGCGTGCTGTCGCCACGCTCGGCGGGCCGCGCCAGCGCCATAAGCGCCGAGAAGCTCGTGATCCCGAGCGCGGGGTCCATTTCGATCCGGTCCTCTGCCCGCAGACCCTCGATCCGATCCTGACCGGCACCATAGCGGAACACGTCGGCCCCAGCCCCGCCGTTCAGCTCGTCGTCCCCCGCGCCGCCGTCGAGGATGTCGTTTCCGTCACCGCCATACAGATCATCGTTGCCGCCCATTCCCAGCAGGGTATCGTTGCCTGCCCGACCCTCGATATCGTTGCGGGCGTCGTTGCCGGTCAGCATGTCGTTTCCGGGCGTGCCATAGATTTCCATCTGACTGTTGCCTCCTCTGGTCATCGTTGCCTGACCGGAAGGAATCACCTCTCCGGCCATGACCAGACTGATGCCCGACTCGTCTGACCGCAGTCTGACGAGGTTGCCGCGTCAGGCCGCCGGAAAGCCTAGCTGAAAGATCGCGCCCTGACCGGGTGCCGGACCAGCCGTGACCGTGCCGCCATGGGCCCGCTGGATGCGCGCGACAATGGCAAGGCCAGGCCCTGCCCCACCCCGGGCTGCGCCCTTGCCGCGGCGGAAGGGTTCGAACAGATCACCCGCCCCGTCCGGCAGGCCCGGGCCATGGTCGCGCACCGCAATGTCGGGCCCCGGGCCGACCCTTACCTCGATGCGGCCGGGCGCATGGATGATCGCGTTCTCGATCAGATTGGTGAGCGCCAACCCGATGGCGCTGCCAGACCCGCGCACGAGCAGCGGTCCTTCGGCCGGAAACAGGTCGATCTCGGCCCCGTTTGCATCCGCATAGGGCACAAGCTCGGTCACGACACGGCGCGCCACGGCATTCAGATCGGCGCGCTGGTCGTCGGTGATCTCGAGCCTGTCGGCACCGGCCGAGGACAGGAATTGCGTCACCATCCGCGAAAGGGCCCGCACGTCCCTGCGGACGAGGTCGAAGGCCGGGCCGGCGGGCAATTCGTCCAGGCGCGCGACAAGCACCGCGACCGGCGTGCGCAGGGCATGGGCCGCCTCGGCCGCGCGGCGCTGTTCGGCGCTCAGTTCCGCGTCCAGACGCGCGATGCTGCGACGCACGGCCTCGGTCATGTCAAAGATCTCGGCCGGCGCGTCGGTCTGATCCAGCGGCGGCACCACGCGGCCCGGCTCGATCGACCGCGCCCAGGCGGCAGCCTTGGCCACTGGTCGCAACGCACGCCGCAGGGTCAGCAGCGTTCCGCCGATAAGCAGGGCCGCGATGGGCAAGAGCGGCAGCCACACATGCCCGCGGAACTCGTCCCAGACCTCTTTGCCCAGCAGTTCGGCCGGATCGGCGGCCATGAAGAGAACCACGCTGACCGGCGGCGCGCTGTCGGCGACGTTGTGCGTTGCCACGACCGGCAGAAGCCCCACCCCATTCGGCCAGGCCAGCCAGTCGGTGGCAAAGGGGCCGGGGCGCAGCATGTCCGGCGGGATAAGCCCCAGATTCCGGCCGTCGATCACCGCTCCGTCCGCCTCGATCAGGGCAAAGGCATAGGCTCCGGGGTGGTCGATGTAGATCTGGCCGGGGTCGGACACCAGCGCAGCCGCCTGCATGATCTTCGACGAGCAGCGTTCTCATGACGTGATCCCAGAACCTCAGATGGCCGTTCCGCCCGCTGACATGATAGCGCATCACGCCTTTGACCAGAGGAGGTCAGACGCCTGTGCCATCCGCTCCGACGAATGGCCGTTCCGCGAGCGAGGCGCGGGGCGGGGACACCCGCTGAACGGCTGCTTGCCGCCCATAGCGTAGGTGTGCCGAACGCGCGCGAGGTTGGCGCCGTTCCAGTGTCCGGTCTGACCAGGTTGCGTCTTGTCGAGGGTCCGGGCGTGGCCGCCGGCCAAGCCCTGCCAGTGAAAAGTGCATCGAGATTGGTCGGCGCCAGTTTCGGGCGCCGACAGGGGGCGGGTTTCCGGTGCCGAGCGTCTGGCACTCAGGGCGCCGCTTCGGCCTGCATCCGCGGGCCATACGTCGGCCTGCGCGCGACGAAGTAGGGGTTCTGGCGATGGGCGCCGAAGGTGCGCTGGTCGACGATGTCGAAGCCCGCGTCGTGGAAAGCCTGCGTGAGTTGTGCCACGCTCAGCGCCGCGGC is part of the Paracoccaceae bacterium Fryx2 genome and harbors:
- the hpxZ gene encoding oxalurate catabolism protein HpxZ; this translates as MEINRPEVQAEVLAVFERYEAALQACDIPVMDELFWNHACTTRYGVGENLRGWQAISDFRRSGRLGPFRRRLLNVIITTYGDDFATANAEYQRDGEDRPGRETKTLLRTPDGWRIVSAHASLLGVTV
- a CDS encoding ABC transporter substrate-binding protein, coding for MPVAVSITVTNSPIFVRIAEILQAQVAEAGFEVTINQIDATSLITVLRGREFDLCMSPWSGRSDPDGNMFNYFTQDGPNNFAGWQSAEADQMLNEARASGDPATRAELYGKIQRLIVDEAPMLFLAHPATLQASTANLDWVQYPDGALRLQFASFT
- a CDS encoding calcium-binding protein, which encodes MTRGGNSQMEIYGTPGNDMLTGNDARNDIEGRAGNDTLLGMGGNDDLYGGDGNDILDGGAGDDELNGGAGADVFRYGAGQDRIEGLRAEDRIEMDPALGITSFSALMALARPAERGDSTLFDFGGGNMLLLEDVRMGQLSAAQFGFAAAPPVPPPPAPGGATRGDDVLTGNGGIDRIAGLGGNDLIRGLGGNDDLYGGVGNDTLFGGAGNDDLEGGDGDDRLSGDGGSDDLYGGEGNDRLLDGAGRDDLYGGAGNDTLDGGAGNDTLTGGAGADLFIFTAGRDEIEDFRAEDTIQIAASLGVMCAAMLRRPRRCWGRPASRCRSRCRSRSPIRRSSCGSQKSFRRRSRKQASR
- a CDS encoding HAMP domain-containing sensor histidine kinase, encoding MQAAALVSDPGQIYIDHPGAYAFALIEADGAVIDGRNLGLIPPDMLRPGPFATDWLAWPNGVGLLPVVATHNVADSAPPVSVVLFMAADPAELLGKEVWDEFRGHVWLPLLPIAALLIGGTLLTLRRALRPVAKAAAWARSIEPGRVVPPLDQTDAPAEIFDMTEAVRRSIARLDAELSAEQRRAAEAAHALRTPVAVLVARLDELPAGPAFDLVRRDVRALSRMVTQFLSSAGADRLEITDDQRADLNAVARRVVTELVPYADANGAEIDLFPAEGPLLVRGSGSAIGLALTNLIENAIIHAPGRIEVRVGPGPDIAVRDHGPGLPDGAGDLFEPFRRGKGAARGGAGPGLAIVARIQRAHGGTVTAGPAPGQGAIFQLGFPAA